From a single Cyanobacteriota bacterium genomic region:
- the infA gene encoding translation initiation factor IF-1 codes for MAKQIIEMEGVVLETVQGAKFVVELENGHKVLANISGKIRKHYIKILPGDKVKVELTPYDLSVGRITFRAGNRRGAPTEELP; via the coding sequence GTGGCTAAACAAATCATAGAAATGGAAGGCGTAGTACTTGAAACTGTTCAAGGCGCTAAGTTCGTGGTTGAATTAGAGAACGGTCACAAGGTTTTAGCCAATATCTCAGGCAAAATTCGTAAACATTATATTAAGATACTTCCTGGTGATAAAGTCAAGGTTGAATTGACTCCTTATGACCTTAGTGTCGGCAGAATCACCTTTAGAGCCGGTAATAGACGTGGTGCACCGACAGAAGAGTTGCCTTAA